One stretch of Streptomyces hygroscopicus DNA includes these proteins:
- a CDS encoding oxidoreductase, protein MTSTDQQPLGSPFSAVSTAEDVMAGLNLSGTSAVVTGGYSGLGLETTRALSAAGARVIVPARRPEVARAALAEVERCEVISMDLADLDSVRAAAARISDSLARLDLLMAVAGIMATPERRVGPGWESQFTANHFGHHTLACELYPLLAAAGGARVVVNSSAGHALTDIRWHDPHFRTGYDKWLAYGQAKTANALFAVHLDALGRNDGVRALALHPGKIVTGLQREMTLREQIDRGWVDEHGKVIGADFKTPSQGAATGLWAATSRLLDDRGGLYLEDCEVSRISAHDALMDDGGVRAYAIDPGAAARLWDLSITATGATPITR, encoded by the coding sequence ATGACCAGCACTGATCAGCAGCCGCTCGGCTCGCCCTTCTCCGCCGTCAGCACCGCCGAGGACGTCATGGCCGGCCTCAACCTCTCCGGCACGAGCGCCGTCGTCACCGGGGGCTACTCCGGGCTCGGCCTGGAAACCACCCGGGCCCTGTCGGCGGCCGGGGCCCGGGTCATCGTTCCGGCACGCAGGCCCGAAGTCGCCCGCGCCGCGCTCGCGGAGGTGGAGCGCTGCGAGGTCATCTCCATGGATTTGGCAGACCTCGACAGTGTGCGCGCCGCCGCCGCACGGATCAGCGACTCCCTCGCCCGGCTCGATCTGCTCATGGCTGTCGCCGGCATCATGGCCACCCCGGAGCGGCGCGTCGGCCCCGGCTGGGAGAGCCAGTTCACCGCCAACCACTTCGGACACCACACTCTCGCCTGCGAGCTCTATCCGCTCCTGGCCGCCGCGGGCGGTGCGCGCGTCGTCGTCAACAGCTCCGCCGGACATGCCCTGACCGATATCCGTTGGCACGACCCGCACTTTCGCACCGGCTACGACAAGTGGCTAGCCTACGGCCAGGCCAAGACCGCCAACGCCCTGTTCGCCGTGCACCTCGACGCCCTCGGACGCAACGACGGTGTCCGGGCCCTCGCGCTCCACCCGGGCAAGATCGTCACCGGCCTTCAGCGGGAGATGACACTTCGGGAGCAGATCGACCGCGGTTGGGTGGACGAGCACGGCAAGGTGATCGGCGCCGACTTCAAGACCCCCTCCCAGGGCGCCGCCACCGGCCTGTGGGCCGCCACGTCCCGACTCCTCGACGACCGAGGCGGCCTCTACCTGGAAGACTGCGAGGTCTCACGTATCTCCGCCCATGACGCTCTCATGGATGACGGCGGCGTCCGCGCGTACGCCATCGACCCCGGCGCCGCCGCACGGCTGTGGGACCTGTCCATCACCGCGACCGGTGCCACCCCGATCACCCGATGA
- a CDS encoding deaminase, with amino-acid sequence MRSVTYSMAVSLDGYIVGPDGGFDWTAPGEDVFRFSIDEIREVGVHLMGRRLYETMLYWETADQDPSLDDSMLEWAALWKPLPKVVFSTTLSAVQGTARLVSGGLAEEIERLRVEPGEGDIAIGGAALAAEAAALGLIDEYRARVYPVLVGGGIPFFPQRERRVDLELVETRTFSSGVVYLRYRVAR; translated from the coding sequence ATGCGCAGCGTGACCTATTCGATGGCCGTCTCACTTGACGGCTACATCGTCGGGCCGGACGGCGGCTTCGACTGGACGGCGCCCGGCGAGGACGTCTTTCGTTTCTCCATCGACGAGATCCGTGAGGTCGGCGTCCACCTGATGGGACGCCGACTGTACGAGACGATGCTGTACTGGGAGACCGCCGACCAGGATCCATCGCTCGATGACTCCATGCTCGAGTGGGCCGCGCTCTGGAAGCCGCTCCCCAAGGTGGTGTTCTCCACCACGCTGTCGGCGGTGCAGGGCACTGCCCGTCTGGTCTCCGGCGGGTTGGCGGAGGAGATCGAGCGGTTGCGGGTCGAGCCGGGGGAGGGCGATATCGCGATCGGCGGCGCGGCTCTCGCCGCCGAGGCGGCCGCGTTGGGTCTGATCGACGAGTACCGGGCCAGGGTCTATCCGGTGCTGGTCGGCGGTGGCATTCCGTTCTTTCCCCAGCGCGAGCGCCGGGTGGATCTCGAACTCGTGGAGACCCGCACCTTCAGCTCGGGAGTCGTCTACCTCCGCTACCGCGTGGCGCGCTAG
- a CDS encoding glyoxalase yields MTLEWRNVIVHSADPVALGQWWAEALGWVVVHSSDVEFAIRPEPDRVPGLEFVRLDEPKKAKSRLHLDFVPDDQDAEVARLEAHGAQRVDIGQGDQSWVVMADPEGNEFCVLGRRRE; encoded by the coding sequence ATGACCTTGGAATGGCGAAATGTAATCGTTCACTCCGCAGATCCGGTGGCCCTGGGGCAGTGGTGGGCCGAGGCTCTTGGCTGGGTTGTGGTCCACTCCTCTGATGTGGAGTTCGCGATCCGTCCGGAGCCGGATCGCGTGCCGGGGTTGGAGTTCGTCCGGCTTGATGAGCCCAAGAAGGCCAAGAGCCGACTGCATCTCGACTTCGTGCCTGATGATCAGGACGCCGAGGTGGCTCGCCTCGAGGCTCATGGCGCACAGCGTGTTGATATTGGTCAGGGTGACCAGTCGTGGGTTGTCATGGCAGACCCCGAAGGCAACGAGTTCTGTGTCCTCGGCCGACGGCGCGAGTAA
- a CDS encoding AraC family transcriptional regulator, producing the protein MSYTPLSSQRTPRLIRQSDPEMYQLALTIAGQQSIEQARMYASIGPGDLLLYDSSRPFTAIAGPNPPGARAMLLQFPRRLLPLPEKAVAPLCGTVLPGRAGVGRLLCQMLTGLADTHADLTSADSTRLGTTAVDLATALLAHHADRQTLIPAGSRQRALFEQISAYIATHLHDPGLTPGAIAATHFISTRYLHRIFQQHGATVGDVIRQQRLARCRRDLADPSQRTVPIAAIAMRWGYPRPSDFTRAFRAASGMTPSEYRSAGQDANRAQR; encoded by the coding sequence ATGTCCTACACGCCGCTGTCATCCCAGCGCACGCCCCGGCTCATCCGGCAGTCCGATCCGGAGATGTACCAGCTCGCGCTGACCATCGCGGGACAGCAGAGCATCGAACAGGCCCGGATGTACGCGTCGATTGGTCCCGGCGACCTGCTTCTGTACGACAGCTCGCGGCCGTTCACCGCCATCGCGGGCCCGAATCCCCCAGGAGCCCGGGCGATGCTGTTGCAGTTCCCCCGGCGCCTCCTGCCACTGCCGGAGAAGGCCGTGGCTCCGCTGTGTGGCACGGTGTTGCCCGGACGAGCGGGTGTCGGGCGGCTCCTGTGCCAGATGCTGACCGGCCTCGCCGATACGCACGCCGATCTCACGTCCGCTGACAGCACCCGGCTGGGCACCACCGCGGTCGATCTCGCGACGGCCCTGCTCGCTCACCACGCCGACCGGCAGACCCTGATTCCAGCCGGGTCACGGCAGCGTGCACTGTTCGAGCAGATCAGTGCCTACATCGCCACCCACCTGCACGATCCCGGCCTCACACCAGGCGCCATAGCCGCGACGCACTTCATTTCCACGCGCTATCTGCACCGCATCTTCCAACAGCACGGTGCCACGGTCGGCGACGTCATCCGGCAGCAGCGCCTCGCCCGCTGCCGACGGGACCTGGCCGACCCTTCCCAGCGCACCGTCCCCATCGCCGCCATCGCCATGCGCTGGGGATACCCCAGGCCATCCGACTTCACCCGCGCCTTCCGCGCCGCCAGCGGCATGACTCCGAGCGAGTACCGCTCCGCCGGCCAGGACGCGAACCGGGCACAAAGGTAG
- a CDS encoding RNA polymerase sigma70 gives MDWQDLTDLTRGRPFAVERVRLADSGVAIEGQFEPPQLAQLSIDDQIFVAAFVRAHGSIKEMERIFGVSYPTIKSRLKRIAEHLDFVDVDPAPTSAADVVDRLHRGEITAEDALAELERGR, from the coding sequence ATGGACTGGCAGGACCTGACGGACCTGACGCGCGGTCGGCCGTTCGCGGTCGAGCGGGTCCGCCTCGCCGACAGCGGCGTCGCGATCGAGGGGCAGTTCGAGCCGCCGCAGCTGGCCCAGCTCAGCATCGACGACCAGATCTTCGTCGCCGCGTTCGTCCGGGCGCACGGATCCATCAAGGAGATGGAGCGGATCTTCGGGGTGAGCTACCCGACGATCAAGTCGCGGCTGAAGCGGATCGCCGAGCACCTCGACTTCGTCGACGTCGACCCAGCACCCACCAGCGCCGCCGATGTCGTCGACCGCCTGCACCGGGGCGAGATCACCGCCGAGGACGCCCTGGCCGAACTGGAGCGGGGCCGATGA
- a CDS encoding 1-pyrroline-5-carboxylate dehydrogenase, with protein sequence MIHVRSLAAHLRLTRSNIEVPRRSGRSGHDDTDWDTVLTLADRTSPYALAGSIFTTERTAISQALSVLRDTAGTTYVNDEPTGALMGWQYFGGGRASGTNDKTGSPLALRRRVSGRYIKENMNPDLDWTYPFMGTEGN encoded by the coding sequence GTGATCCATGTACGCAGCCTGGCAGCCCACCTCCGTCTCACGCGATCGAATATCGAAGTGCCCCGCAGAAGCGGGCGGTCAGGCCACGACGACACGGACTGGGACACGGTCCTCACCCTCGCCGACCGCACCAGCCCGTACGCCCTGGCCGGTTCCATCTTCACCACCGAGCGCACGGCGATCTCCCAGGCACTCAGCGTGCTGCGCGACACCGCGGGCACGACCTACGTCAACGACGAACCCACCGGGGCGCTCATGGGCTGGCAGTACTTCGGCGGCGGCCGGGCGTCCGGCACCAACGACAAGACCGGCTCCCCGCTCGCCCTCCGGCGCCGGGTCAGCGGCCGCTACATCAAGGAGAACATGAACCCCGACCTGGACTGGACCTATCCCTTCATGGGCACCGAGGGAAACTGA
- a CDS encoding HutD-family protein gives MQSPKKPTGEPGNGSADTAHIIPMATLEPQRWANGRGWTREIHREAAADSPETVTWRLSLADIEDTGPFSPFPGVERHLLSAAPVPLQLSIDGAVHDLRYTQIVTFDGTAEVATTAVHGRARALNLMVRSGIRGSLDLLGGDAQLSVSAAFATALVVLDGIVTLGGRRLERFDTILPGAEETPLTLQDATVARVRVETSAADAAPAPA, from the coding sequence ATGCAGTCACCGAAGAAGCCCACCGGAGAACCGGGAAACGGCTCGGCGGACACCGCACACATCATCCCGATGGCCACGCTCGAACCACAACGGTGGGCCAACGGACGGGGCTGGACCCGCGAGATCCATCGTGAGGCCGCCGCGGATTCCCCGGAGACGGTCACGTGGCGGCTGAGCCTCGCGGACATCGAGGACACCGGCCCCTTCTCACCCTTTCCGGGGGTGGAGCGCCATCTGCTGTCGGCCGCCCCCGTGCCCCTTCAGCTGTCCATCGACGGTGCCGTCCACGATCTGCGTTACACCCAGATCGTCACGTTCGACGGGACCGCCGAAGTGGCCACGACCGCAGTTCACGGCAGGGCGCGGGCGCTCAACCTCATGGTGCGCAGCGGCATCCGCGGCAGCCTCGACCTCCTCGGGGGCGACGCGCAGCTGTCGGTCTCGGCCGCGTTCGCCACCGCTTTGGTGGTCCTCGACGGCATCGTCACGCTCGGTGGCCGACGGCTGGAGCGTTTCGACACCATCCTTCCTGGCGCCGAAGAGACACCACTCACTCTCCAGGACGCGACCGTGGCCCGGGTGCGCGTCGAGACGTCGGCGGCGGATGCCGCGCCCGCCCCCGCCTAG
- a CDS encoding dimethyladenosine transferase produces MAPDVTISRSITIAAPPSAVFAVIADPHRHADFDGSGTVKKSVSGPERLSLGAKFRMSMKLFGVRYQITNTVKEYDENRRIAWAHPGRHRWRYELQEVPGGTRVVETCDFSTSPIGGLLVRTRWTKMNAEGIEKTLPRLKALVENG; encoded by the coding sequence ATGGCGCCTGATGTGACGATCTCGCGCAGCATCACCATCGCCGCGCCGCCCTCGGCGGTCTTCGCCGTGATCGCCGATCCGCACCGGCACGCCGACTTCGACGGATCCGGAACGGTGAAGAAGTCGGTTTCGGGGCCGGAGCGGCTGAGCCTCGGCGCGAAGTTCCGGATGTCGATGAAACTGTTCGGCGTCAGATATCAGATCACCAACACGGTCAAGGAGTACGACGAGAACCGCCGCATCGCCTGGGCCCACCCTGGCAGGCACCGCTGGCGCTACGAGCTCCAGGAGGTTCCGGGCGGGACGCGGGTTGTCGAGACCTGCGACTTCTCCACCTCGCCGATCGGCGGGCTGCTGGTGCGCACCCGCTGGACCAAGATGAACGCCGAGGGCATCGAGAAGACGCTGCCGCGGCTCAAGGCACTCGTCGAGAACGGATAG
- a CDS encoding epoxide hydrolase codes for MTSNSVTPFRIDIPDSALEDLKDRLHRVRLAGRETVPDSSQGVQRERLEELLDYWATGYDWRKLERQLNELGQFRTTIDGLGIHFMHVRSPRPDATPLLLLHGWPGSFLEFLKTVGPLTDHSFHLIIPSMPGYGFSDQPTSTGWDPDRIARAYGVLMQRLGYDSYLAQGGDWGGVVATRMGAQRPAGLRAIHVNFPEFLAAPPVGDDPTPEEKAALEQGSRFLTVHSGYHVLQRTRPQTIGYALTDSPTGQAAWIYEKFLDWARPDALTSDEILDHISLYWFTGTGASAARLYWEYARQPLTLTELDLPVGVSVFPDELTRTPRIWAERAYHDLRYFNDDIPAGGHFAALEQPELFVEEIRKFARTVAA; via the coding sequence GTGACATCGAACAGCGTGACTCCGTTTCGCATCGACATTCCGGACAGTGCCCTGGAGGATCTGAAGGACCGACTCCACCGGGTACGCCTTGCCGGCCGGGAGACAGTGCCGGACAGCAGCCAGGGAGTGCAACGGGAGCGGCTCGAGGAGCTCCTGGACTACTGGGCCACCGGCTACGACTGGCGCAAGCTCGAGCGGCAGCTCAACGAGCTGGGTCAGTTCCGTACCACCATCGACGGTCTCGGCATCCACTTCATGCACGTGCGCTCGCCACGCCCCGACGCCACTCCCCTGTTGCTGCTGCACGGGTGGCCGGGCTCGTTCCTGGAGTTCCTCAAGACCGTCGGCCCGCTGACTGACCACAGCTTCCACCTCATCATCCCCTCGATGCCCGGCTACGGCTTTTCCGACCAGCCCACCTCCACCGGCTGGGACCCGGACCGGATCGCCCGCGCGTACGGCGTACTCATGCAGCGCCTGGGCTATGACTCCTACCTGGCCCAGGGCGGCGACTGGGGCGGTGTCGTCGCGACCCGCATGGGGGCGCAGCGCCCGGCGGGCCTGCGCGCGATCCACGTCAACTTCCCCGAGTTCCTCGCCGCACCACCGGTCGGCGACGACCCGACCCCTGAGGAGAAGGCCGCACTCGAACAAGGCAGCCGCTTCCTCACCGTCCATTCCGGATACCACGTCTTGCAGCGCACCCGGCCGCAGACCATCGGCTACGCCCTGACCGACTCCCCGACCGGGCAGGCCGCGTGGATCTACGAGAAGTTCCTCGACTGGGCCCGGCCCGACGCTCTCACCTCCGACGAGATCCTCGACCACATCTCCCTTTACTGGTTCACCGGTACCGGTGCTTCCGCCGCCCGCCTGTACTGGGAGTACGCCCGGCAGCCGCTCACTCTGACCGAGCTGGACCTTCCCGTCGGTGTCAGCGTCTTCCCGGACGAACTGACGCGTACCCCGCGCATCTGGGCCGAGCGCGCCTACCACGACCTGCGCTACTTCAACGACGACATCCCCGCGGGCGGCCACTTCGCCGCTCTGGAGCAGCCGGAGCTGTTCGTCGAGGAGATCCGTAAGTTCGCGCGGACGGTGGCCGCGTGA
- a CDS encoding LysR family transcriptional regulator — translation MSDPFPAPVDLDLRLVQCFTVVAEHQHFGRAAEALHTTQPSLSRQIRRLEQQMGVRLLDRTTHGTRLSEAGEIFLPQAKGLLRAAVEAMARTRAAARPGSVTIGYTKGLIITPAVRALRDRDPGAEVHTRLLAWNDSRGALLEHRVDAVVTRLPFPTDQLRITVLYDEPRVLVVPRDHRLAGEESVTLDDIADEPIPHVRQSDPLLNAYWRLDPRPDGRPAPDGPLVEALEDKHELIAAGQAVAIGPPLDYATGLHPSLTTIPLHGVEPSQVVLATRTGDRSRLVTAFRNHAEALLTGTHQAGPTRKT, via the coding sequence GTGTCCGATCCCTTCCCCGCGCCAGTGGACCTCGACCTGCGGCTGGTGCAGTGCTTCACGGTGGTCGCCGAGCACCAGCATTTCGGCCGTGCTGCCGAGGCGCTGCACACCACCCAGCCGTCGCTGAGCCGGCAGATCCGCCGCCTCGAACAGCAAATGGGCGTCCGCCTGCTTGACCGCACCACGCACGGCACCCGGCTCAGCGAGGCAGGCGAGATCTTCCTGCCCCAGGCCAAGGGGCTGCTGCGCGCCGCGGTCGAGGCGATGGCCCGCACTCGGGCCGCGGCCCGGCCCGGCAGCGTCACCATCGGCTACACCAAGGGGCTGATCATCACTCCGGCCGTGCGCGCCCTGCGCGACCGCGATCCCGGTGCCGAGGTCCACACCCGCCTGCTCGCCTGGAACGACTCGCGCGGCGCGTTGTTGGAGCACCGCGTCGACGCGGTGGTGACGCGCCTGCCGTTCCCCACCGACCAGTTGCGCATCACCGTCCTCTACGACGAGCCGCGCGTGCTGGTCGTGCCGCGGGACCATCGTTTGGCCGGCGAGGAGTCGGTCACCCTCGACGACATCGCCGACGAGCCGATCCCCCACGTACGCCAGTCCGACCCATTGCTGAACGCCTACTGGCGGCTCGATCCCCGGCCCGACGGGCGACCCGCGCCCGACGGCCCCCTGGTCGAAGCCCTTGAGGACAAACACGAACTCATCGCCGCCGGGCAGGCCGTGGCCATCGGGCCGCCCCTCGACTACGCGACCGGCCTGCATCCCAGCCTCACCACCATCCCGCTGCACGGGGTCGAACCCAGCCAGGTCGTGCTCGCCACTCGCACTGGCGACCGCAGCCGTCTGGTCACCGCTTTCCGCAACCACGCCGAAGCTCTGCTCACCGGAACCCACCAGGCTGGGCCGACACGAAAAACGTGA
- a CDS encoding AsnC family transcriptional regulator, producing MDATDARILLALAADPRATIVALAEQLGLSRNTVQARVARLEQGGALDSFERRITPKALGHPLTAFVTARVHQHRLAEVSEALAGIDEVVEVFGLSGETDLLIRVVATDVEALYGIAGQILAIPGIERTTTALAMRELVPHRLTPLLRRAAAGG from the coding sequence GTGGACGCCACGGACGCGCGGATCCTGCTCGCCCTTGCCGCCGATCCACGAGCCACCATCGTCGCCCTGGCCGAGCAGCTGGGGTTGTCCCGCAACACCGTCCAGGCGCGGGTGGCCAGATTGGAGCAGGGCGGCGCGCTGGACTCCTTCGAACGCCGGATCACCCCGAAGGCACTGGGTCATCCCCTCACCGCGTTCGTCACCGCGCGGGTCCATCAGCACCGGTTGGCCGAGGTGTCCGAAGCGCTGGCGGGCATAGACGAGGTCGTGGAGGTCTTCGGCCTCAGCGGCGAGACGGATCTGCTCATACGGGTGGTCGCCACGGACGTGGAGGCCCTGTACGGAATCGCGGGACAGATCCTCGCCATCCCCGGCATCGAGCGCACCACGACGGCCCTGGCCATGCGCGAACTGGTGCCGCACCGCCTCACCCCACTGCTGCGCCGTGCCGCGGCGGGTGGATAG